The DNA region ACAACGCAGCCGCCCGGCGGTTGTTGGCCTCGGCGGAGCGCTGCTGATGCCGGAGCGTGCCACCGTCGAGGATTGGCGCCGCCAGATCGCCGGCCAGATTCCAGAAGGCCGTGCCGGGCCCGAACAGATCGCCGAACCGCGCTGCGGACGAGCCACCGCTGGCGCTAAGGGTCAGAGCGGGCAGGCGGGCGGCGACCGCGACACCCACCTGGGCCGAGGCCGCATGCCATTGCGCCTCGGCTGCCTGAATATCGGGTCGTTGCTCCAGCCATGCCGACGGCACGCTGGTGGGCAGATCCGTCGGCAAGGTGAAATCGCCCAGTGCGAGGGAGCGCTCCCCAGCATCGACCGTGTGGCGACCTTCCAGTGCCGCGTTGCGGTCACGCTGCTTCAGCCACTGTTTCTCGATCGCGGGGCGCTGGGCCTGTGTGGCGGTCAATGTCGCTGACTGGAGCAGTACGTCGCTCTGCGCCGCATCGCCCAGGGCATACCGCTTGCGGGCGATCTCCAGGGACTGTTGCTGGACCCTGACCGACTGATCGATGGCGTCAAGTTGCGCCTGCAGGCTGGCCTCCTCGATAAGACCGACGCACAGGTTGGCGATCAGGGTGAGGCGTGCCGCCTGCCACTGGTAGCGCTGCTCGTCCGCCTGCGCGACCAACGATTCGACGGCGCGCCGGTTCGCGCCGAAGAGATCGGGGGAGTAGCCGATCGACAGCTGCGCCGTGTGCAGGCTGTACACATAGCTCCCGTCGGCGGGCACGCTGGACAGCGCGCCCGATGTCTTCTGCCGGGTGGGGTTCACGCCAGCCGTGACGGCAGGAAAGAATGCGCCCCGCTGCGCGAGCGCCGTCTCCTGCGCCGCCAGCAGAGCTTCTTGCGCCGCCTGGATATCGGGGCTGTCGCGCAGCGCCCGCGCCACGCGCTCGTCCATCGCTGGCGCGCCGAACGATGACCACCAGTGGTCCCGCTCATCGGGCGAGACCGTGGCCGGGACGGTGGGCGACGGAAAGGCCTTCGCCAGGTCCGGTTTGGCGAAGTCGGGGCCGACCGCACAGCCGGCCATCGACACGAGAAGCCCACCCATCAGGAGAGACGCAAACAGGACTTTGCACAGGTTCATACGATGCTCCTTGACCGGGCGGCGCGGCGCTGCGCGCGCTCTTCGATCAGGCAGTAAAGCGAAGGCAGGACGAAAAGGGTCAGCAACGTGGCAATGCCCAGACCACCGACCACGACGGTGGCCAGACCGCGCTGAACATCGGTTCCGATTCCCGTGGCCAACGCGGCCGGGAGCATGCCTGCCGTGGCCACGGTAGCGGTCATCAGCACCGGGCGGAATCGCTGCGTGGCACCCGCCAGCACCGCGGCTTCGATGGATGCACCTTTCTCTCGCACCCGGTTGAAGTTGGAGACCATGATCACGCCGTTCTGAACAGCCACACCGAACAGCGCGATGAAGCCCACGGCGGTCGCGATGTTCAGTGTCTCACCGCGCACGGTGATGGCGATCAGTCCACCCACGGCCGCGAGCGGCACGACGCCAAGCACCAGCGCCGCCTGGCGCAGCCTGCCGAATTCGGAAAAGAGGAAGATCGTCATCACGGCGAGCACCATGACAAGCGCCAACGCCAGCCGCGACTGCGCGCGTCGCTGATTTTCGAACTGGCCACCCCATTGCAGCCGGTACCGGCTCTTGTCGAAAGTCACCTTCGCTGCGATCTGGCGATCCGCGTCGGCGAGGTAATCCGACAGCGCGCGGCCACGGTTGTCGATCCGCACGATCAGGTTCCGCTCGCCCATTTCGTGCGCCACCGTCGCCTCACCGGATTGCTCCCGGATCCGCGTGACCGAGGACAGGGGAATCTGCGCGCCCTCCGCGCTGCGCAAGGTCAGGGCACCCAGCTTGTCCGGGCTGCTGGCGATGTCGCGCGAGACCTTGGCCGTCATGTTGTAAACCCGGTCGTCCACGTACACCTGCGACACGGGGGCGCCGCCCAGGGCCGTCTGGATCAGCGCGTCGACGTCGCTTACGTTGATGCCATAGCGCGCGGCGGCTTCGCGGTCGATCTCGATCGCCACCTGCGGCACCGGCGGCTCCTGGAACACCGAGGCGTCGGCCGTTCCGTCCAGGCCCTTCAGCACGCCGACCACGGCATCGCCGATGCGGCGAAGCTCCCTGAAATCGTCGCCGTAGATGCGCAGCACCAGGGGACTGTGCGCACCGCCTATCTTGTCGTTCTCGCCATCGATGATGGGCTGGCTGATGCCCACGCTGATGCCGGGAATGGCCTGCAGGCGGCGGTTGAGCCTGGTGATGAACTGCGCCTTCGTCTCGCCATGCGGCCAGCTGTCATAGGGTTTGAGGCCAACACCGGACTCGATGTGCGAGGGTGTCCACGGGTCCGTACCGTCGTCGTTGCGACCCAGCTGGGTCACCACATACGACACCTCGGGAAACTCGCGCACCGCGTCGCGATACTGGCTGGCCATGCTGCTGGCCTTCTCCAGGGAAAGGCCCGAGGGCAACTGCACCTGCACCCACAGTCCACCTTCGTCCAGCTCCGGCAGAAACTCCTGGCCGACGCTGGCGCCCAGCGATACGACGCAGACCAGGGCCGCCACAACGATGATCACCGCCACCGATGGCCGGCCAATCAGACGCTTCAGCGCACGTCCATAGGCATCCTGCAGGCGTTCCAGCGGTCGGTTGTGGAAGATTTTCCTCGGCCTGCGGAACGCCATGTAGGCAAGCGAGGGGACGAGCACCAGCGTCGTCACCAGCGCGCCGAGCAGGGCGAAGCCCACGGTGTACGCCATGGGAGCGAACAGCTTGCCTTCGGCATGCTCGAACGCGAGCAGCGGCGCATAGGCCGTGATGATGATGAGCGTGGCAAAGAAGATCGGACGCGCCACCTTGCCCGTCGCATCCAGCACGGTTTCGGGCGTGAGCGTCGCCTCCGGATCGGCCTCGCGGCGACGCAGGATGGTTTCGGTCACCACGATCGCACCGTCGACTATCACGCCGAAATCGATGGCACCCAGGGAAAACAGATTCGCCGGCGTGTGCGTCAGATGCATCAGGATGAACACCACGACCAGCGAAAACGGGATCGTGACGGCGGCGATCAGCGCGCTGCGTGGGCTGCCCAGAAACAGGATCAGCACGATACAGACGAGGCCCACACCCTCGATGACCGTATGCTCGACCTTGTGCACCGTCGCCTGCACGAGATCGTCGCGGTCGATATAGGGAACGATACGGACATCCTCCGCCGCGAGCTTCCGGTTCAGCTCATCGACGGTCGTGTGAATGCCCTGGAGCACGCGCGAGGCGTTCTCGTGCAACAGCATGTCCACGATGCCTTCTATCGCATCGGGATTGCCGTCCTTGCCCAGGATGCCTTCGCGTGTCTGGTGACCGTAGGACAGCTGCCCAAGATCGCGCAGCATAACGGGCACGCCGTTGCTGTGACTGACAACGATGGCACCCATGGCGTCCAGGGTCCGGACCAGACCGATACCACGCACGACGTACGACTGCTCGCCACGCGAGATCCGGCCGCCGCCGGCGTTGGCGTTGTTGGCGCTCATGGCGGCGATGACATCGTTCATGCCCACGCCGTAGCGCTGCAACGCATCGGGGTCGACCGTGAGCTGGTACTCCCTCGTAAAGCCGCCGAAGTTGTTGACGGCGGCCACACCGGGCACCTTCTGCAGCGCCGGGATGACGGTCCAGCGCTGCAGTTCCGATAGCTGCATCAGGTTCTTCGATGGGGATTCGAGCGTGTAACGGTAGATCTCGCCCGCCGGGCCGGTCACGGCATCCAGTCCCGCAGACACGCCGGCCGGCAGTGTCACGTTTTCCAGTTGCTCACGAATGCGTGAACGTACCCAGTAATCCTCGCTGCCCTCGCTGAACGTCATCGTGATCAGGGACAGCCCGAATGAACTGCTCGACCGCATCGAGGCGAGCCCGGGCACACCGGCGAGCGCACGCTCGATCGGCGTCGTGATCTGCTGCTCCACCTCTTCGGCGGCCAGCCCGGGGGCCTGGGTAGTTACCTGGGCGGTGACGTCGCTCAGCTCGGGGTAGGCTTCGATGGCCAGCTGGGTCGAGGCGTAGTAGCCGTAGCCCAGGGTCAGCAGCATCACGGCGAACACCACGCCACGGCGGTGGAAGCAAAAGGCGATCAGGCGCGCGATCATTGCAGCAGCACTCCGCCACGCACGACGACACGATCGCCGGCTTGCAGGCCGTGAACGACTTCCACGGTCGCGCCTTCGTCGCGGCCCGTATCGATGTCGCGACGCTCAAACTGCCAGGGCGCGCGCTCGACGAACACACTGCGCCGGTCGTTATCCATGACCAGAGCCGTCTGCGGTACGAAGAGGCGAGGGCCACCCGGAACCGCGAATGCCGCCGTCCCGAACATGTTTGGCAGCAGGCGGTGCCCGGCGTTGTCCACCCTGAGGTGAACCTTGATGCGTCGCGTGGTGCTGTCGAGCACCGGATCGATGACATCGACCTTGCCCTGCAAGGTCACGCCTGGCAGTGCGGTGAAAGTGAGCGTTGCATTACTCCCGCCGGACACCGATGCGCTGTCCGCCTCCGGCACGTTGGCGGTGACCCACATCCGATCGAGGTCGGTGACCGCCATCAGCACGGTGCTGGTGTCGTTGATCCACGAACCCGCCGCGACACCGAGCGAGGTCACGACGCCATCCATAGGTGCACGAATGTCGAGGACGGACGCGTTTGACGCCGTGCGTGAGGTACCGGTGAGTGCCGCCACCTGGGTATCCGCCCGGGTACGTTCGGCCGACGCCTGCGCATACGCGCTCCTGGCCGCCTCGAGATCCTTCGTGGCTGCGCCACCCGCTTCAGTCACCCGCTGAGCGCGAGTCAGCGCCTGCTTCGCAAGGGCTTCGGCGTCGCGCGCCCGGGCCTGGTCGGACCGGGCCTGCGCGACATCGCCGGAGGTCATCGTCAGCAGGACCTGTCCTTCCCGCACTTTTTCACCCAGGACGACGTCGACCCGGGCGATCCGCCCGGCACCCGGTGCGAGCACCGTCACCGAGCGGGCAGGGTCGATCTCCACCGTCGCGGGCCAGGTGACATGCATGGGCGCAGTGTCGACAGCGACCGGCGCGATACGAAGCTCGCTCCGCAGCGGTGAGCGCGGGCCGACCTCAATGCGGTTGCCATGGACACTGAAAGCCGGCGCGGCATCGGACGCGACATCGGTTGTGGCCCGGTCACAACCGGCCAGCAGGAGCGCAGCCGCCAGAGCGGCAGCGATGAGGGCAGGGTGGTTCATGGCACGACCGGGTACGCGCACGCACCGGCATCCGCGCCGGGCCAGGGTGGCCGGCACGCTATGTTTGATGTTGTACATCGCTCTGCTCCGACAGCGGCCGGGAGCGAGCGGGATCAGCCCAGGCGGATCCGGCCCACGCCTTGCGCGCAGGGGGTTGGATGATGGGTGGCCATCAGCGATACATCGATCGCGATGATCATTCGACTGGGATAACTGTCCATATATTCCGGTTGGAAACCTAAGCCCGTTGGGTGACGGGGGGATGCCAGGCGTGCTCCTCTGTCGTTTCAGACGCACTGATGACGGGCACGATTGATCCGCACTTCAGCAGCAAGTGGCTAAGTGTATGCGTACGGATTTTTCCCGAATCTTTCGGTGTTGAAGAATTTACACTTTCTTTTCGCGATCGCGGCCGGGTGGAACGTTTAGCCATGCAGACCAGCAACGATTCAAGAATCGCGAGGGAACGGCAGGGAATTCATGCGGCCTTCGGGTCGAGCCACGGATAGTCAGCTTCCGCCCATCGGGATGCGCGTCAGTCCACCGCCGCGCGGCGATGGCACTTTCATCCGTCGAGGAACTCCAGATGCCATTGGTCGACACCGCAAAGCTTCGTATTCACTATGCCGAGGGTGGACCTCGGGACGGCCAAACCGTGCTGCTTCTTCACGGCTGGCCGGACGATGCCAGCGCGTGGAGCGGGGTCGTCCCGAATCTGGAAGCGGCAGGTTTGAGGTGGATTGCCCCGGACCTGCGGGGGTTTGGCAAAACGCAGTTTCGCGACGGCGCAACCATTCGCGATGGCTCGGGGGTCGCCATTGCTCAGGACGCGTTCGATCTCATGGACGCCCTGGGTATCGGCGCCTTCCATATTGTCGGCCACGATTGGGGCGGCCGCGCCACCTACCATATGGCGGCGATGGCGCCTGCGCGCCTCTTATCCGCCACCGTCATTGCCATCGGCTATTCACCTCGCGGGCGGTTCACCGTTCCGGCTTACCCACAATGTGCTCGCTGGTGGTATCAGTGGTTCATGACGGCGGAAGCGGGCGCGCAAGCGGTGCGCAACGATCCCATCGGCTTTGCCCGACGGCAATGGGACACGTGGGGGCCGACGGCGTGGATCACCGAAGACGCCTTCGCGGTGGCGGCACAAGCCTTTTCAAATCCGGACTGGGTCGCGATTACTCTTCACGGCTACCAGTCGCGCTGGGAACTCCGTCCAATGGACCCCGACTACGACGCGGCGCGCGCCATGGTCGATGCGACCGAAACGCTCGAGGTGCCGATGCTGTTCTTGCAGGGCGGCGCCGATGAATGCGACCCGCCCGAAGAGTCCGAAGGGCTCGAATCCTACTTCAGTGGCGGCTATCGACGTCAGGTGCTTTCTGGGGTGGGTCATTTCCCTGCGCGTGAAGCCCCCATGGAAGTGGCGCATCTCGTCTGTCAGCACATCCGCGGTCACGCGCACGGTTGATGACTGAGGAATGGAGAGGGTGGTCGCTTACGCGATTCACCCGGGCGCGGAGGACATGGCTGGGAGCCGTTGTGCTGAGTGGTTAATCATCAGCGCGTGAGTTCCCAGCGTAGCGCTGTAATGGTTATCACAACTTCGCATAATGTATATAGGCCAACGTTCTGTAAAACAGGTGTTTCACCGCTAAATGCAGACGCTTTAGGCGTATAGACGGCTAAACCGAATACTAGGAGGATGGCCGCTGCCGATTTCCCGATCTCGTCAGCCCATCGAAGCCACACCTTTGAGTTCGTGGGGTCTACCTTGGCGTCTCGTTCTGCTTGGATGCGCAGTGCCCATACGATTGCCCTTTCGCCGAGAGCGTTAGACATCTTTTCGATGTAGTGCGGCTGGGGATGCCGCGTTCCCTGACGCCAGTTGCTCACCGTCGCTTGTGTTGCACCGAGCAAGCGTGCTAGCGCCGAGTCAGACGTAAGGCCCCGGCGCTCCTTAACCCTGTCCATGAGATCGTGCGTGGCGGACATAAAACACCCTGTGTTGACGTAGGTAACACGGGCAGTGTAACGTGCCGACCCATAACGGGACGTGTTACCCGTTCAGGGGCCAGCCATGATCGACAACTTCGCCCGCGAGTGCATCGTTTCGCTCGCCGAGGACTGTGAAACCGCCCTCCGCATGGAGCTGGTTTCGCTGGACGCGCAGGACTTCGAGTGCGCCTCCATCCATGCCGAAGCCGCCGAGCGCACTGCGCTGGCCGCGTTCCGCATCGCCAAGTCGTGAGGGGAGGGCCCGTCATGCTTGCCTTCGTCCTTTCGGCCGGGATTTTCCTGTTCACCGTCTCATGTGCCCGGGCGTTCGTCGCGTGGCGCGCATACGCCGATCACCGCGCTCAGCTGGTCGCCGAGGGCTGGCTGTGATCGTCGATGGGGACGCATTGCAGGCTCTTTCGACCACTGGCGTCAGGCTGATCGCCGCCGCGGCTGTCACCGCCGTCGTCGTTTCGGTTGCGTGGACGTCGGGCCTCATCTCGATCATCTCTTCGAAGGTCCCGCGCCACGGCTCAGGCGTTG from Luteibacter mycovicinus includes:
- a CDS encoding efflux RND transporter permease subunit, with translation MIARLIAFCFHRRGVVFAVMLLTLGYGYYASTQLAIEAYPELSDVTAQVTTQAPGLAAEEVEQQITTPIERALAGVPGLASMRSSSSFGLSLITMTFSEGSEDYWVRSRIREQLENVTLPAGVSAGLDAVTGPAGEIYRYTLESPSKNLMQLSELQRWTVIPALQKVPGVAAVNNFGGFTREYQLTVDPDALQRYGVGMNDVIAAMSANNANAGGGRISRGEQSYVVRGIGLVRTLDAMGAIVVSHSNGVPVMLRDLGQLSYGHQTREGILGKDGNPDAIEGIVDMLLHENASRVLQGIHTTVDELNRKLAAEDVRIVPYIDRDDLVQATVHKVEHTVIEGVGLVCIVLILFLGSPRSALIAAVTIPFSLVVVFILMHLTHTPANLFSLGAIDFGVIVDGAIVVTETILRRREADPEATLTPETVLDATGKVARPIFFATLIIITAYAPLLAFEHAEGKLFAPMAYTVGFALLGALVTTLVLVPSLAYMAFRRPRKIFHNRPLERLQDAYGRALKRLIGRPSVAVIIVVAALVCVVSLGASVGQEFLPELDEGGLWVQVQLPSGLSLEKASSMASQYRDAVREFPEVSYVVTQLGRNDDGTDPWTPSHIESGVGLKPYDSWPHGETKAQFITRLNRRLQAIPGISVGISQPIIDGENDKIGGAHSPLVLRIYGDDFRELRRIGDAVVGVLKGLDGTADASVFQEPPVPQVAIEIDREAAARYGINVSDVDALIQTALGGAPVSQVYVDDRVYNMTAKVSRDIASSPDKLGALTLRSAEGAQIPLSSVTRIREQSGEATVAHEMGERNLIVRIDNRGRALSDYLADADRQIAAKVTFDKSRYRLQWGGQFENQRRAQSRLALALVMVLAVMTIFLFSEFGRLRQAALVLGVVPLAAVGGLIAITVRGETLNIATAVGFIALFGVAVQNGVIMVSNFNRVREKGASIEAAVLAGATQRFRPVLMTATVATAGMLPAALATGIGTDVQRGLATVVVGGLGIATLLTLFVLPSLYCLIEERAQRRAARSRSIV
- a CDS encoding alpha/beta fold hydrolase, with the translated sequence MPLVDTAKLRIHYAEGGPRDGQTVLLLHGWPDDASAWSGVVPNLEAAGLRWIAPDLRGFGKTQFRDGATIRDGSGVAIAQDAFDLMDALGIGAFHIVGHDWGGRATYHMAAMAPARLLSATVIAIGYSPRGRFTVPAYPQCARWWYQWFMTAEAGAQAVRNDPIGFARRQWDTWGPTAWITEDAFAVAAQAFSNPDWVAITLHGYQSRWELRPMDPDYDAARAMVDATETLEVPMLFLQGGADECDPPEESEGLESYFSGGYRRQVLSGVGHFPAREAPMEVAHLVCQHIRGHAHG
- a CDS encoding helix-turn-helix domain-containing protein encodes the protein MSATHDLMDRVKERRGLTSDSALARLLGATQATVSNWRQGTRHPQPHYIEKMSNALGERAIVWALRIQAERDAKVDPTNSKVWLRWADEIGKSAAAILLVFGLAVYTPKASAFSGETPVLQNVGLYTLCEVVITITALRWELTR
- a CDS encoding efflux RND transporter periplasmic adaptor subunit; amino-acid sequence: MNHPALIAAALAAALLLAGCDRATTDVASDAAPAFSVHGNRIEVGPRSPLRSELRIAPVAVDTAPMHVTWPATVEIDPARSVTVLAPGAGRIARVDVVLGEKVREGQVLLTMTSGDVAQARSDQARARDAEALAKQALTRAQRVTEAGGAATKDLEAARSAYAQASAERTRADTQVAALTGTSRTASNASVLDIRAPMDGVVTSLGVAAGSWINDTSTVLMAVTDLDRMWVTANVPEADSASVSGGSNATLTFTALPGVTLQGKVDVIDPVLDSTTRRIKVHLRVDNAGHRLLPNMFGTAAFAVPGGPRLFVPQTALVMDNDRRSVFVERAPWQFERRDIDTGRDEGATVEVVHGLQAGDRVVVRGGVLLQ
- a CDS encoding efflux transporter outer membrane subunit encodes the protein MNLCKVLFASLLMGGLLVSMAGCAVGPDFAKPDLAKAFPSPTVPATVSPDERDHWWSSFGAPAMDERVARALRDSPDIQAAQEALLAAQETALAQRGAFFPAVTAGVNPTRQKTSGALSSVPADGSYVYSLHTAQLSIGYSPDLFGANRRAVESLVAQADEQRYQWQAARLTLIANLCVGLIEEASLQAQLDAIDQSVRVQQQSLEIARKRYALGDAAQSDVLLQSATLTATQAQRPAIEKQWLKQRDRNAALEGRHTVDAGERSLALGDFTLPTDLPTSVPSAWLEQRPDIQAAEAQWHAASAQVGVAVAARLPALTLSASGGSSAARFGDLFGPGTAFWNLAGDLAAPILDGGTLRHQQRSAEANNRRAAALYRSTAINAFADVGEALHAVEADRRAFDLAQAARETALASYRIAQTQYAAGDMSLIALLTAEQAWRDAELSLITARAARLEDAVALKQSIASGSEDPVRAAGKEQPHI